TGAATAGAGAGACATTAATGTGCTCAATTTATGAAAATCGCCCTTGGATTTGTCGAGAATTTGAAATGGGCTCCTATGAATGCCAAGAGGAAAGAGGGCAACTTTAAATACTAATATGATGATTGTATTTTACACAAATAAATAAGGAGCATATGGAATGAAAACATATATGTATACATTTCTTGCTTTGCTCGCATTTGCAGGGAACTCAATTCTATGTCGTTATGCGTTAGCAGATGGTGTATCTGATGCATACAGTTTTACCACTATACGATTGTTATCCGGTGCTTTGTGTTTGTTTGCATTGATTGCATTTCAAAAGAACAACGCTACAAGTGTTGTATCAGGCAGTTGGATGCCCGCTGTTTGGCTCTTTGTTTATGCCTTCACATTTTCGTTGGCTTACGTATCATTACAAACTGGAGTTGGCGCATTAATTTTGTTTGGTGCCGTACAAGTCACAATGGTGATGTGCAGTCTTTTAAAGGGAAAAAGACTCTCTAACTTTGAGTGGTTAGGGCTCATAGTTGCATTTTCTGGGTTGGTATTTCTATTATTACCCGCTAGCAATACACCTCCGGTGACAGGTTTTATCTTGATGGTTATTTCTGGCATCGCTTGGGGTCTTTATTCTGTAGCAGGAACAAAAAGTTGTAAGCCTTTATTCATGTCTGCAAGCAATTTTATAAAATCAGTTCCTTTAGCATTACTGGCATTACTATTTAGTTTGGAATACTTAAATATATCAACAACAGGTGTTTTTTTAGCAGTCATCTCTGGTTCGGTGACTTCCGGTTTGGGCTATGCCATTTGGTATGTTGCGCTAAAAGGACTAACTGTAACACAAGCTTCTATTTTTCAGTTGTGTGTTCCTGTGTTAGCCGCCTTTGCAGGCATTCTTTTTTTGAATGAAACAGTCACATTTGAGCTGTTACTTTCTTCATTGTTGGTTTTAGGGGGTATTTTAATTTCAATAATCAAACCTAATGAAAGGTAAATACATCATTTATTCATCCAAATATAATTTAAGGTCATCTATGAACAGCATATTAAAAAAGGTTTATATTGTATCAGTCGTGTTAATAGTAAGTGCATGTACAGGTATGCCAGATAATGTAAAGCCAGTTAAAGATTTTGACTTACAACGCTATCTTGGTAAATGGTATGAAATAGCACGATTAGATCATTCATTTGAAAGGGGCCTCAGCCAAGTTAGTGCAACTTATAGTCTGCGTGATGATGGCGGTGTTTCAGTATTGAATCGCGGTTTTAATAGCGAAGAACAAAAATGGGAAGAAGCACAAGGGAAAGCTTATTTTGTCCAAAACAGCAATTTGGGATACCTAAAAGTTTCATTTTTTGGCCCATTTTATGGTTCTTACATTATCTTTGAGTTAGAGCATGAAGGTTATGAATATGCATTTGTTTCTGGACCTAATTTAGACTATTTATGGCTACTCGCTAGAACGCCAACGGTTCAACCAGAAGTTATTAAGACGTTTTTACAAATGGCAGAAGCACGTGATTTTGATACAAAACAGTTGATATTTGTTAAACATTAATGACCTTGTTGCTTAAACACAGTCGTAAATAGCAAAGCAATTCTGTCTAATTAACGGTAGAATTGCTTTTCAATAACAAGGATATCTATTTTGCCTCAATCAACGAAAATACCTAACCCACTTTACGGATTAAAACTCGATAAATTACTCACTGATATCTCAGATTGTTACGGGTGGGAAACACTTGCAGAAGTACTGAATATAGAACGATTTCAATTTCATACAGGTTTAAAATCGACAATGAAGTTTTTACGTAACCATGAATGGGCGAAAGAAAAAGTCGAAAATTGCTACCTTTATATGTATAAAAATTACCCTTGGCCTGACGACAAACAGCTTCTGATCCCACCAAGAGATAGATCATCTTTGGGGACGCCCTTAAGTGTATTACCCGCAGAGATAAATGCTCAAACAAGTGCATTAATTGATCATGCATCATCGATAAGAAACAGTCATAAAAAAGACAAACTTTTCACTGATGAGCCAGCCTATGATCCAACTAACCCATGGAATAGCTAAAATGGCTTTAAAACCGACAATTTATAAAATGAATATTAACCGTTCAGACTTAAACAATGATGTCTATGATTCACTTAATTTAACAGTTGCCCAACACCCTTCAGAAACATTAGAACGGATGATGGCGCGTGTGGTTGCACTATGTTTATACTCGCAAGAAGAATTTATTACTTTCACCAAAGGCCTCTCAAATGTCGAGGAACCAGATATTTGGGCGAAGAGCTTGGCTGACGAATTTTTATTATGGATTGATATGGGCGAGCCTTCATTTGAACGAATAAAGAAAGCCAGTCGATTAGCAAAGACAGTTGGTATCTATACTTTTAACACTAAGTCCGATGTT
The DNA window shown above is from Psychromonas sp. psych-6C06 and carries:
- a CDS encoding DMT family transporter; its protein translation is MKTYMYTFLALLAFAGNSILCRYALADGVSDAYSFTTIRLLSGALCLFALIAFQKNNATSVVSGSWMPAVWLFVYAFTFSLAYVSLQTGVGALILFGAVQVTMVMCSLLKGKRLSNFEWLGLIVAFSGLVFLLLPASNTPPVTGFILMVISGIAWGLYSVAGTKSCKPLFMSASNFIKSVPLALLALLFSLEYLNISTTGVFLAVISGSVTSGLGYAIWYVALKGLTVTQASIFQLCVPVLAAFAGILFLNETVTFELLLSSLLVLGGILISIIKPNER
- a CDS encoding lipocalin family protein, whose amino-acid sequence is MNSILKKVYIVSVVLIVSACTGMPDNVKPVKDFDLQRYLGKWYEIARLDHSFERGLSQVSATYSLRDDGGVSVLNRGFNSEEQKWEEAQGKAYFVQNSNLGYLKVSFFGPFYGSYIIFELEHEGYEYAFVSGPNLDYLWLLARTPTVQPEVIKTFLQMAEARDFDTKQLIFVKH
- a CDS encoding VF530 family DNA-binding protein, with protein sequence MPQSTKIPNPLYGLKLDKLLTDISDCYGWETLAEVLNIERFQFHTGLKSTMKFLRNHEWAKEKVENCYLYMYKNYPWPDDKQLLIPPRDRSSLGTPLSVLPAEINAQTSALIDHASSIRNSHKKDKLFTDEPAYDPTNPWNS
- a CDS encoding YaeQ family protein, producing the protein MALKPTIYKMNINRSDLNNDVYDSLNLTVAQHPSETLERMMARVVALCLYSQEEFITFTKGLSNVEEPDIWAKSLADEFLLWIDMGEPSFERIKKASRLAKTVGIYTFNTKSDVWWQQAENDFRTLKNLSVYQFQFEQIQALAKLVKRTMELSITITGESTYIATELGECEVNHTVLQQSQ